Sequence from the Candidatus Bathyarchaeia archaeon genome:
CTTGAGCTAGGTAGACGATTTAATGCATTAATAAAAACCTTACTTATTATATCAGGAGCATTCGGAGCATTCTGGAGGGAGCATGTTTCAAGCTTGGGTGAATACGATGCGGATACGATAACTGAGGATTTTGACATAACAATAAAGGTTAGGAAGCTAGGTAAGAAGCTCGCCTTCGCTGATAAGGCGGTATCGTGGACTTTTGTACCCGAGAGGTGGAAAGATTGGAGGCGCCAGAGAACACGATGGTCTAAAGGTCAAATAGAGAGTTTATGGAAGCACCGGAACATATTTTTTGGTGGAAAATTCGATTTGATACTAGTTTTAGCCGTTTATGATATGGTTTTAATGGATATAATCCTCCTATTTCTACGCTTGGGATGGTTCGCTTATATAATATTGTTTCTGCAGCAGACATTCTTCTATATAATGCTCCTAAGTCTTATCCTCTATTTTTTAATAGAGTTTATAGTGATAATTGCAGCTGGGGCGCTATCTCCTAGAAAAAACGATTTAAAAAATGCCTATTTATCCCCGATAATGGTTCTCTTCTATAGACCATATTACTCACTGATACGATTTAAGGCTTATTTACAGTGGGCGATGCGTAAAAAGATCACTTGGTGATTCTTAGCAATTTAATGGCGATTAGCTAATACTAGGTTTTAAGCACCCTAGTTACTTGAATAACATCCTCATTATAATCCTGTTTGATCACTTTCACGGTTATTCCAGACTTCTTATCCTCAAATGTATCCACTCTGCCTTCGCCTATACCGAAGCAGGCGTGATCAAGATCCCTACTGGGCATTTTATCCTCGCCCGGAATAGCATCTATAACCCTAATTGGCCCTCGTCCTGAGCGTATTCTTATATTAACCTTGTAGATTAATAGGCCACTATCTATTGCTGTCTCATCGTTAACTATTGGTCTCCGGCTCTCCGCAACATATGCCATATATGGTCCACTAGGTATGATAACCATTTTTGTGTCTCCGGAAATTTCTATTGGTGTTAAATGATACTCTGTTGTGCCTTTTTCAAATGCTACATCAACTTGGTTTTCATCAATCCATCCAAGCTTAAGTTTACTCCATGCGAAGAAGTCAGGTGCATGACCGCTAATCCAGCCCATAAGATCCCATCCGCCAACATAATAATGTATGTCACGCCTAGAACCAACCATTTTAGGTTTAAAAGCATAGAGATCCGGTAACCCAAGTATATGCCCGGTTTCATGATTTAGTACTTTAAATCCCCATCGCCACATGTCACGTCCAAATGTCACCACATACGCTATCTCCTTTCCATCCGCCACTATTGGACAGTGCCTTCCACCTATAAATGTAGGTGAATATGTTATGTTTAATGCGTTTCTAGATGGAACAATATAGACTATGTCATATTGTGAGAAGTCAACATCATTATCTGCGAGGCTTACAGCCTCCTTTATATATTCTATATGATGGTTTCTTGTGAAAACATCCCTCTTAAATCCATATTCGCTATCCGCTTTACTCATACGATACCATTTATGAATAGGTGTTATCTCAAGATCCAATCTACCATATGAGGAAGCTTTAAACCAGTCAATGGCAGGTGCAAACCACCTATAGTAGGGTTCAGTATCTCTATAACCCTCAGGAGCATTAGAAGCTGGAGCGTTAGGGAAATCCACAAACAACATAACAGCCCTCAACCTGCCAACAGCACTAAGAAAAACTCTATGCCTCACCCTACGCGCTGCTCTAATCCAATATTCCCTACTAAGCCAGCTCCCAGCTTCCATAAGCAACCACCATTATGTTGATGAAATATCACCATTAACCTTATAAAATTGGCGACATTTGCGGATTATATGAGGAAAAATAATTTAGTTTTTAGGGCAATGTTATTGAAACCTCTTTTATTACGTCGGCTTCTGGATCATATGGATAATCTCTGTGGAAGAGGGAGCGAATAGTAAAGGTGCAAGATCCACGCATATTCGCGGGGACATCATATCTAAATGTTGCCCTACCGTTTCCCTTTGTCCGCTCACTTACATCTCTTA
This genomic interval carries:
- a CDS encoding M6 family metalloprotease domain-containing protein, whose translation is MEAGSWLSREYWIRAARRVRHRVFLSAVGRLRAVMLFVDFPNAPASNAPEGYRDTEPYYRWFAPAIDWFKASSYGRLDLEITPIHKWYRMSKADSEYGFKRDVFTRNHHIEYIKEAVSLADNDVDFSQYDIVYIVPSRNALNITYSPTFIGGRHCPIVADGKEIAYVVTFGRDMWRWGFKVLNHETGHILGLPDLYAFKPKMVGSRRDIHYYVGGWDLMGWISGHAPDFFAWSKLKLGWIDENQVDVAFEKGTTEYHLTPIEISGDTKMVIIPSGPYMAYVAESRRPIVNDETAIDSGLLIYKVNIRIRSGRGPIRVIDAIPGEDKMPSRDLDHACFGIGEGRVDTFEDKKSGITVKVIKQDYNEDVIQVTRVLKT